In a genomic window of Ranitomeya imitator isolate aRanImi1 chromosome 5, aRanImi1.pri, whole genome shotgun sequence:
- the PTRHD1 gene encoding putative peptidyl-tRNA hydrolase PTRHD1, translating into MAALVQYVVIRRDLQSALGWPLGALVAQACHAATAVIHLHYQHPHTQAYLQELDSMHKVVLEVPDEVTLTGLGETLQEANIDHKMWVEQPENIPTCIALRPYRKEEVHRYLKKFKLLK; encoded by the exons ATGGCAGCGCTGGTGCAGTACGTGGTGATCCGCAGGGATCTGCAGTCAGCTCTCGGGTGGCCGCTCGGAGCTCTGGTGGCTCAAGCCTGTCATGCTGCAACAGCTGTCATTCACCTGCACTACCAGCACCCACATACCCAGGCTTATCTGCAGGAGCTGGACAGCATGCACAAAGTGGTGCTAGAG GTTCCAGATGAGGTCACGTTGACCGGTTTAGGGGAGACTCTACAGGAGGCTAATATTGACCACAAAATGTGGGTTGAGCAGCCTGAGAACATTCCCACGTGTATAGCCCTCAGACCGTACCGTAAGGAGGAAGTGCACCGCTACTTGAAAAAGTTTAAACTTTTGAAGTGA